The nucleotide sequence GTACTTGGCCGACAAAGCCCTGCTGGACAGTCCTTCGACCCGAGCGTCATGGCGTATCGCCGCGTACAACTCGACCTTCGAAACGGGCACTTGAGCCACCCAGGGCTAGCTGATGCACCCCGATACTCCCACCGCAAGGCCCCCAGTGGAGTCAAAACTCGGCTCTGTCACAGATCTTGGGGAGCGGTCGCAGAGGGTGACCGCTGTGTTCGATTGCGAAGGCCCGGGTTCGCATGAGACGGCGTACGCCCCACCGACCGACGGGCGAGGTTGACGCTCCGTCAGGTGTGCGGTGGCCAGGTTCGCAGTCGGCTGTGTCCGGTGACGGTGCTGGTCATGCAGGCCGACATATCGTTCTGGGACTCGCTGGTGTTCGCCGGGATCGACGACGTGGACGTCGAGGCGGTGACCGTCGCCTTCGGCACGGTCGACGTGGTGGCGAGAGGACGTGCGGCGGGAGCCGCGTGCCCGGACTGCGGACGCTTCTCGGGCCGGGTGCACGACTCCTACCAGCGCACGGTGAAGGATCTCCCGCTCGGCGGGCAGAGCGTCGTGATCCGGCTGACGGTCCGGCGGTTCATCTGCGGTGGGAACGACTGCGCGCGTCGTACGTTCGCCGAGCCGTTCGCCCGGCTGACCGTCCCGTACGCACGTTTCACCAAGCGGCTCAACCACGCCCTGGAGCGCGTCGGACTCGCGCTCGCCGGACGGGCCGGCGCCCGGCTGACCGCCCAACTGGGCTTACACGCAGGGCGGATGACCTTGCTGCGCAGGGTCATGGCACTGCCGGACCCGCAGCTCAGCACACCGCGCGTGCTGGGCGTGGACGACTTCGCCACCCGCCGGGGCCAGAACTACTCCACCGTCCTGACCTGCGGAGAAACCCACCGTGTGGTCGATGTCCTCCCGACACGCGACGCGGGACCACTGGCCGCGTGGCTGACCACTCACCCCGGCGTCGAGATCATCTGCCGGGACCGGGCGGGCGCCTACGCCGAAGGCGCCCGGCTCGGCGCCCCGGCCGCCCTCCAGGTCGCAGACCGGTTCCACCTGTGGCAGGGCCTGGGCCGGGCCGTGGAGACCTGCGTCGCCGCCCACCGCGAGTGCCTGCGCGCTCCGGCACCACCCGGGCCGCCGGACGGCACACCGCCGAACGACCCCAGCCCGGAGCCCGCCGGTCGGCGGGCCCAGCGCAAGAAGGCCGCGCACGCCCAGGTCCACGAAATGCTCGCGCAGGGCCACTCGCGCCGGGCGATCGCCCGCCACCTGGGCTGGGGCCTCAACACCGTGCTGCGCTACGCACACGCCGCGCGCTGGCAGGACACCTTCCGTGAGAACCGGCCCCGGCCCAGCCGCCTCGACCCCTACAAGCCCTACCTGGAACGGCGCTTCGCCTCCGGATGCACCAGCGTCACCCGCCTGCACCGCGAACTCCTCGCCGAGAACGCCCCCGTGACCTACCAGATGGTCCGCGCGTTCATCGCCCCCCTGCGCGCCGCACCGCCGCAGGCGCCGCCTCCGCCGCCGACGGTGCGCAAGGTGACCGGCTGGCTCACCCGGCATCCCTCGGCCCTGAGCGAGGAGGACCGAGTCGCACTGAAGGACGTCCTGGCCCGCTGCCCCGAGCTGGACACCGCCGCCGGACACGTCCGCGACTTCGGCGAAATCATGACCGCCCGACTCGGCGCCACGCTCCCCGCCTGGATCGACGAGGTGGGCGCCAGCCAGCTGCCCGGCCTCACCAACTTCGCCCTCCACCTGCTCCGGGACCTCGACGCCGTGACCGCCGGACTCACCCTGCACTGGAGCTCCGGCGGCACCGAAGGCGCCGTGAACCGCATCAAAAAGATCAAAAGGCAACTCTACGGGCGCGCCGGATTCGAACTACTCCGCAAGATGATCCTGCTCCAGTAACCCTCCGCAACCGCTCCCCAAGATCTGTGACAGAGCCCAACTCTCACCTACAAAGCCAAGTTGGCGAGGGCGGCGATCAGGTGCATCACGCTGAGGTAGGACTTGAACCAGTCGGATCTCGCAGAACGTCACCGGCCAGTGTCGGAGCCGTGTCCGACGTCCCGACGAAGCCGACGTCGACGTTGTACCCCTCCAGCGCCTGCCGGACGAAGTCTCCGAACGGGACGCGGCCCGTTTTGGTGACCATGAAGCGGAGCGGCCGTAGCGCGCGGCGGCCACTGCGACTGGCGTGCGACAGATGAGCACGACGGGCCTTGTCTGAATGTCAAGTCAATTGCTTGCGCAGGGAGATGCGTGGCAGGCGCAGGATCGGACGCGTCGGAGGGTGTGTTCACAGAGGGATGCGTCGGCCGAGCGACGGGTGGGCTCGAAAAACGCTGCCCGGCTCCCCGTCACGACGTGGGCAAACTCCTCGCCGCGGGCGAGGCGTCCAGCGGCCTGACGGGGTCCCGTCGAGCGTGTGAGCAGACCTGCCCCCAACCTCCTCCGGAACCGCCCGCCCTCTGTGGTCGTCTTGTGCGCTGACTGTGCACGAAGCGGGGAAATGGGGGACGTTGTGACGCGGAACGTAACGAAGGCCGGTCTGTTGTTGGTGGCCATGGCGACGGTGCTCGGGGCCTCGGCCTGCGGCGGGGAAGCCGACGCGGCGGCCGATGGGAGAGGTGGGTCGCTGCCCGCGCACGGGACGGTGGAGTCGGGGGCGCCCTTTGAGGGCGGGGCGTCGTCCGGCTCGGCGCCGACGTCTCCCGGTAAGGTGGGGAGCTTGTCCGGTGTCGCGCGGACCGCCGCGTCGCCCATCACCCGGCAGGTGCCGTGGAACCTGGACATCCTGGACCAGAGGTCGAGGCCGCTGAACGGGAAGTTGACCACCACCGCCAGGGGCAAGGGCGTTCACGTCTATGTGATCGATACCGGGATGGACATCGCTCACAAGGAGTTCGGTGGACGCGCCCGCCTCGGCGCCGACTTCGTGGGCCCGAAGGACTCCGGTGACTGCTTCAGCGAGGAGGGCGTCGGCCACGGCACGTTCGTCGCGGGCATCATCGGCGGGGCGAAGTACGGGGTGGCGCCCAAGGCGGAGCTGGTACGCGTCCAGGGCATCCTGTGCGAGAGCCAGGGCGGCGGTACCCCGGCGGCGGCCGAGGCGGCCGTGGTGAAGTCGGTCAAGTGGGTCATCGCACACGCGCAGAAGCCGGCGGTGGTGAACATGTCGCTCAACTTCGACCGCCGGTCGGCGGCTGTGGACTCCGCCGTGAAGAAGATGGTCGACGCGGGGATCCCGACAGTGGTGTCGGCCGGCAACTTCAATGACGACGCCTGCAAGCATTCCCCGGCCGGCGTCCCCGGCACGATCGTCGTGGCGGCCTCCACCTCGAACGACCGTGTGTGGAGCGACACCGGCTCCTACGGATCGGGTTACGGACGGTGCGTGGACCTGTACGCCCCCGGCCAGAAGGTGACCGCCGCCCTCGCCGGCGGCGGTACGACCAAGGAGATCGGCGGCGCGACGTCGTGGGCCGCGCCGCATGCGACCGGCGTGATCGCGCTGTATTTGTCGGCGCACCCCCACGCGACGGCACGCCAGGTCCACGTCTGGCTCGACCAGACGGCCACCCGTGGTGTCGTGCGCGGCGTCCGCTCCGACACTCCCAACCGGCTGCTCAACACCGGCGGCATCTGACCTGCCCCGGCCGCCCCGGTCGCACGGTTACGCAAGCGCTGCGCCTCACCGGAACGGCAGGCGCAAGTCGCGCCGCCACCGCGCCCACACCATCGTCTTCCTCCTGTCACAGGCGGCGTGCGCCTCTTGGCGCCGCCTGTACTCGGCGAATGCCTGCGCAGCGGCGTGTGGGCCCTCGCGGCCGAACATCTGCGGCAAGCCGTAGCCCGGACCTGCTTGGTGGCCAGGGAGCCGGCCACCCGCAGCTTGTCCGGCCAGGAATTGAGCACATTCCCTCGCTGACCTTGTCGCGCGGGGTGCCGGGCACCGTTTCCCTCCGACCAGTGATCCTCCGCTTGTCAGGAGACAGGCGCCGGGGTGTCCCGCAGGGTGACATTGGCGTGGCTCTCCTGGAAGCTTTGGTCTGAAACGAGGGTCAGCCGGGCCGGAATCAGGCGACAGCAGGCAGCTGAAGACACCTCAGGTCACGGGCCGTTGGTGTCACCGTGTCGATACTGGACATGCTCGCAGCCAACGTCCCGAGAACACCCGCACACAGGTGATCCGCCTCCCCGACTACGCACACGCTGACCTACCGGGCGGGCTCGCCGCGTCAGGCGGCCATGGCCTGCGCCACCTGGAATGGGTCGGCCGGGGAGAACTTGAGGTAGTCGGTTCGAGCTTGCCGTGTGCCGCGGCGAGGCCGATGAGGAGACCACGCCAAGCCAAGCGCGTGATGGCCGAGTTGAATCTGCGGCACCGCCGCCGGGCCTGCTGCGAGGACCGTCTGTGGCTGGTCTCCACCACCGGCCAGCTGGTCACCAGCGGACGGCGGTATCGGCCCCGGCTCGGCCCGCACCTGGCCATGGACCGAGGTGACCGTCGCCCTCGACCGGCTTCACTACGACGGCAGCGGGTGCGTTCAAGGCCGAGGAGTGTGGAGGGAGACCAAGATCGCACATTGCTTGTCGATGGTGGACTTCATCGGGTTGGCCACGCGCAGTGGGCAGATCGCCACTGCCTGCCTGCCTGCCTGCCTGCCTGGAGCATGGCCACGGGATTTCACAGCCGCTCGCAGGGGGTGTCGGCCTCGCAGCCTCTGGGCTCGGGACGGGAGTACGGTGGCGGTACCGAGTGCACCTCGCACGCCGTCATCCATTTCGGCGTCGCCCTCGGGGAACGGCAATCCCGGAGCGCATCGCGTCCGGTCGGAAATGAGCCGCCCCACATGAGCCTGTTGAGCCTCGGAGTACTCGCCTCCTCGCGCAAGGAGAACGAGTTCCGGCTGCCGTTGCATCCCAGCCACCTCGAACGGATCGCCCCGGACGTACGCGAGAGGATCTTCCTCGAACAGGGCTACGGCCTACGGTTCGGCGTCGCCGACGACGCGCTGCGACCACTCGTGGCGGGCCTGCGGTCCCGTGCGGAACTCCTCGCCGAATGTGACGTTCTGCTGCTGCCCAAACCGATGCACGACGACATCGCCGAGCTGCGGGAGGGGCAGGTGCTGTGGGGCTGGCCCCACTGCGTGCAGGACGAGAAGATGACTCAGATCGCCATTGACCGACGGCTGACCCTGATCGCCTGGGAAGCCATGAACCACTGGACCTCCGCAGGCGCTTTCAGCGTCCATGTGTTCCACAAGAACAACGAGCTCGCCGGCTACTGCTCGGTGCTGCACGCCCTGCAGCTCGGCGGGCTGACCGGCAGCTACGGGCGCCGCCTGCGCGCGGCGGTCATCAGCTTCGGTGCCACGGCGCGCGGAGCGGTCACTGGCCTGGGTGCCATGGGGGTTTCCGATGTCACGGTGCTCACCCAGCGCGCCGCCGCAGCGGTGGCCTCACCGATGCCATCGGTCGTGATGGGCCACTTCGAGGAGCAGGAGGACGATCCGACGCGCCTGCGGGCCTCCACCGGGGCCGGTTCCGTGCCGCTGGCGGAGTATCTGGCCGGGTTCGACATCATCGTCAACTGCGTCCTGCAGGACACCGACGCGCCGCTCATGTTCGTGACCGAAGAGGAACTCGCCCTGTTCCGGCCGGGGACCTTCTTCATCGACGTCGCCTGCGACGAGGGCATGGGCTTCGAATGGGCTCGCCCGACCACCTTCGGTGAGCCCATGCTCACGGTGGGGCAGGGAAGCCACTATTACGCGGTGGATCACAGCCCCTCCCACCTGTGGAACTCCGCCACCTGGGAAATCAGCGAGGCGCTCCTTCCCTATCTGCGCAAGGTCATGAGCGGTCCTGTGGCATGGGACCGCGACGTGACGCTCAGAAAGGCCATCGAGATCCGCGACGGCGTCATCCAGAACCCGAAGATCCTCTCCTTCCAGCACCGGCAAGCCGGCCACCCCCATGCCCTGGAGGTCCCGGCGAACCCGCTGAACTCAAAGCTCCAGAGATCATCCATCTGATTGATCTGATCAGGACCTGAGCGAAGCCCATCGGCCGGTCGCCGGCCGGCTCGCCCAGGCGGCGACCGGCCGACTCACCCACCCCAGCCGCATGCCCGGAAGCAGGAAAAGAGCGCTTCCAGCCGCGGAGACTGGGCCCGCCGCCCACGGCGCTGGACCTGGCGGCCGTCACCGTACGGCGCCGTCGGCCCGGCTCAAGCCGCAGGGCGCCGAGCCGGCCGTCGTTGGACCCGGGCTGCGTCGTTCCTCACATGTCTCCGGGCCGGCTCCATATTCGCCCCGGTCCGCTCGGTGGGTGTGTAGAGTGGAGGAACCGACGCGGGGTGGAGCAGCTCGGTAGCTCGCTGGGCTCATAACCCAGAGGTCGCAGGTTCAAATCCTGTCCCCGCTACGAAAAGAAGGGCCCGGGCGACCGGGCCCTTCTGCATGAAGCGCGACGTGCGACGTTGGCCTGGGTGCCGGAGCGAATGTCTGCTGAGCCCGGGATCTCGCGTGGGACACCTCCACCGCCTGTCGCCCATCTGCTTCTCGCGGCCGGCGGCGGGGTGCAAAGCGGTGATTTCCTGGACGTGTGCTGTTGCGCGGCACTCCGAACTGGGTGTGTCCGCAGCGTAGACGGCCCCGGCCGGTCGTCCGGCTGGTCACACCGGCCCGGGGCCAACTACGTGTCGAACCTTCTTACTTGCTGGTGCGGTAGGCGCGGTGGATGGTCTGGGTCAGGGTGTTGCCGTCGGCGTCGGTGAGGCTGACGCGCAGCGAGACCGGGCCGGGCTTGGCGGGGCTGCGCAGCTTGAGCTGCTTGCCGTTCACGGCGGTGGTCTTCTTCCAGGTCCTGCCGTCGTCGTAGGAGACGGCGAAGGCCAGTTTGCGCAGCGTGTCGACCTTGGTGGCCGCGCCCTGGAGGGCGAAGGGCACGGTGAGGGTCGTACCGGCCTTGGCGGTACTGGCCGTCGACAGGCTGGGCGTGTAACGGACGACCGTCAGCGGGAGCCGCTTGGCCTTGTCACCGGAGACGTGCGCCGAGGTGAAGGTCCAGGCGGCCGTCGTACGGGTGCTGACCGCGGACTGTGCCGGAGCGCGGGAGACGTCCACGGCGAGCTTGTACGTGCGCTTGCCCGCGGGAACCGTGTACGAGTCGCCGTTCAGCTCGTCGTTCACGGCGAAGATCTTCTTGCCGTCGGCGTAGAGGGAGCTCTTGGCCTTGGTGTGGGCGGAGGTGCCCTGGTTGCCGACGCCGTCGGAGAACAGCGGCATGTACGCGGCGAAGGTGTCGCCGCTGCGGACCGCTCCGGGCCGGTCCTCGCCGTTCGTCGGGGCGCTCGAAGGGAGGGACGGGCCGAAGACGCCGATGTTGAAGCGCTGGGTGTAGTCCCGGCCCGCCGCGTACGCCCTGGCCGGGCCGGCCTGTCTGCTCTCCCAGGTCGGGTCGCCCTCGGCATCGGGGGCGCCGAGCTGGCTGGCCTGGTAGAACCACTTGATTCCGTTGGGCAGTACGTAGTCGGTGCCGGTCAGCGGCAGGCGGCCCTCGGTCCAGAAGGGGTTGTAGAAGCCGCCGGGCATCAGCGGCGCGGCCCAGACGTGCGCCGTCTTGCCCTTGACCGGTGTCCCGACGACGACCTTGACCTTGGTGAGCTGCGAGCGCTTGACGTTCTTGGTGAAGCCGGACAGGTCACCCGTACGGTTCCAGGCCAGCCGGTAGTTGACGGCCTTGTGGGTCCAGATGCCGTGGTACATCGCGGACACCTCGGCGGCCGGCGCCGGGGCACCGAGCTGTCCGACGCGGATGCTGCCGAAGGAGGGGGCGCCGTACAGAGAGGTGTACGGCTTGTTGTTGACGTCGACGTGGAAGAAGAACATCGCGCCCGCGGGCTTGGCCGCGCCGTCCGGCACGGTGATCTTGACGGGCTTCGTCTTCCGGGCGTCCATGACCAGGGTCGTGTCCTTGGTCAGCGCGAACTTCGGGTACAGCAGCACGGACCCTCCGGTGCTGACGGTGCGGAGCACGCCTTCCAGGGCGTAACGCCCCTTCGGCAGACGGATGGTGACCTCGCCGTCCTTCTCGTCGGAGGCCTCCGTCCAGACGTCGTTGTCCAGGCCGTAGATACTCGTCAAGGCGTCGCCGAGGGCCTTGCCCTTGAGGTCGAGGTGCTTGATGGTCAGGTCGTACGACTCGACCTCGCGGACTACGCCCAGGGAGGTGCGCGCGGTCGTCGTGCCGTCGGCGGTGGTGGCGGTCAGCGAGCCTCCGAAGCTGCCTTCGGCCGTTCCCACGCGGGTGTCGGTGGTCACGGTGGCGGTCGCCTCACCGCCCGCCGGGACGGTGAGCCGCTGCGGGGAGACCGTGAACAGGCCCTCGGCCGCGGGCTTTCCGTCGTTGCCGTAGGCCTCGGTGGCCAGGTCGAGGGTGACCGGCTCGGTGCCCGCGTTGCGGTACGTGACCTCCTTGGTGACGGGTCGGTCGTCGGTGTGGGGGTACGCCTGTGTCCCGAAGCCCAGCGCGGTCGGACTGCTGGTGAGCTGCTGGGTGATCGCCCTGGCGACGTCCACCCGGCCGGTGCCCTGGATGTACGCGGAGGTGGCGTCGGTCGGCTTCGCGGAGGCGGTGAGGGCGGCCTTGATCTGCGGGCCCGTCCAGTCCGGGTGCTGCTGCGCCAGGATCGCCGCGGCGCCCGCCACGTGCGGGGTCGCCATCGACGTACCGCTCATGGAGACATAGCCGTCGGCGGCGGGGTCGCCCATGTCGCCTTCGGCGGCCTTGGCGGCGACGATGTCCACGCCCGGCGCGGTGACGTCGGGCTTGAGGAAGCCGTCGGCCGTGGGGCCGCGGCTGGAGAACTCGGCGATGGCGTCCTCGCGGTCGACCGCGCCGACGGTGAGCGCGGAGGCCGCGCTGCCGGGGGTGCCGATGGTGCCCTCTCCCGGGCCCTCGTTGCCGGCGGCTATGACGAACAGGGCGCCGGAGCTTGCCGACAGGTCGTTGACGGCCTGCTCGACGGGGTCGATGCCGGGGGTGTCGGTGCCGCCCAGGCTCAGGTTGACGACCTTGGCGCCCCGCGCGACGGCCCACTGCATGCCGGCGATGACGCCGGAGTCGTCGCCCTCGCCGGAGTCGTCGAGCACCTTGCCGACCAGGAGCCGGGCGCCGGGCGCGACGCCCGCGTACTTCGCGCCCGCGGGGGACGCGGCCCCGGAGCCCGCGATCGTCGAGGCCACGTGTGTGCCGTGGCCCGCACGGTCGACGGTGTCCGCGGCGGTGGAGAAGTTCTTCGCCTCGTCGATCCGGTCCTTGAGGTCCGGGTGCGTGGCGTCGACGCCGGTGTCGAGGACGGCGACCTTGACGCCCTTGCCGTCGTATCCCGCCGCGTGTGCCGCGGGCGCGCCGATCTGCGGCACGCTCCTGTCCAGGGTCGCCCTGACCTTGCCGTCCAGCCAGATCTTTTTGACCTTCGCGGAGCCGGTCGCGCTGGTGAGGGTCTCCCACAGCGCGGAGCCCCCGGACTTACGGGCGCGCACGGCGTCACCGTTGATGCTCGGCAGATCCCGCCGGACGGTCGCGCCCGAGCCGCGGAACGTACTCGCCGATACGGACCTGCCCTTGTCGTAGGTGACGATCAGCGGCAGGTCGGCGCGGCGGGCGTCGTCGTAGCGCGAACTCACCAGCTGCGTCACGTCGAACAGCCGTCGGTCGGCGGTCCCGTTCGCGATCAGCGGTTCGGCGTCGCGCGGCAGGACGTACGCGTGGCCCGCGGCCTGCTGGACGCGGAAGCCCATACCCTCGCGGCCCTTGGCTGCCACCACGCCGGTGACCTTGCCCTTGGCGTCGAGGGTCACCCGGTCGCCGGTGACGAGGGTGACGGTCCTGGCGGGGGTGCCGGTACCGGTGGAGGGCGCGGCCTCGGCGTTGTCGGGCGTGCTCGCCAGCAGCCCGGCGCCGAGCGCCGCCACCAGGGCGGCCGCCAACGGGACGGTGGTGACCGCTCGTCTCCTGTGCTTGTGCGACTTCAAGTCAAGCCTTTCCATATGGTTCATGGCGGTTTGTTCGCAGGTTCGGGGCAGCATCGGGGCGCGGCGGAGCGACGCTGTGGCCGCTCGGCCGCGTACGGAGAGAGATCCAGAGAGGAAACTGCGAGAGAGAACCGCGAGGAGGATCGGGTCGGACGAGGCGCTCGGACAGATGCCGGAAGATGCCGGACAGATGTCAGACGAGACGCTTACGACCCCAGAGGATGACGAACACCACGATGCCGGCGGTCAGGGCCAGCAGGATCGAGGAGCCGAGCCACTGCATGGACGACATCTGGGAGATCGGGATGTAGTCGACCGACCAGCCGACGACCTGTGCCTTGTCCAGGCAGGCGTCGCGGGCCTTCTCCGTTGCCTCGGCGCAGCTGCCCCAGCCGATGAGGTCACCGGAGGCGGTGAGGTAGGACTCGTCCAGCTGGTGGGCGCCGTCGGGCACGTTCGGCGTGGAGTTGTCCCCGACACCGTTGTGGCTGGTGACCGTGACGACGTTGGCGAGGGACAGTCGGAAGTACGACCAGACCATCTGCACGGCGACGGTGAAGCCCAGGGTGACGACCATGGACAGCAGGGTCCGGCGCAGCAGCATGCCGATCGCCACGCCACCGACGACGGTGAGCAGGGAGAGCGCCACAGGCACGGGTCCACTGTTGTCGAAAACGGGACCGTCGGTCCAACTCGTGAAGTACGACGACGACTTGACGGGCGACCACCACCAGGTGAACGCGGCGGAGAGCGCCGTGGTGCACACCACGACCACGAGCGCGGTCACCCCGAGCTTGGTGGCGAGCCAGCGAACGCGGCTGACGGACTGCGCGTTGACCAGCTTGGCGGTGCCGTTCTCCAGGTCGCCGGCGAGCAGGGGCGCTCCGACGAAGACACCGATCAGGACGGGCAGGAACCCGAGCATCATGGCGGCCACGTTGAGCGGATCATGGTCGAACTTGGCCTCCCAGCCGGACTTGAGGTCGGGGTAGCCGTACCCGCCGAGGTACGTGATCATCTCGTGGCGCTGGTAGACGAACACCGCCACGGTGATCGCGGTGGCGGTCAGCATCGTCCAGTAGGCGGCGCGATGCTGTCGCCAGACGAGCCAGTTCATGCCGCTGAGCCGGAGGCCGCGGCCACGACCACGGCCGGCTTCGGCGCCGGCGGAGTCGGAGTCGGAGAGGGTGCTGTCGGTGTTGGTCATCGTGCTCATGCCGCCACCGCCTGGGGGGCGACGTAGGAGCTGGGACTGATCAGGGGCGGGGCCTCGGGCGAGCGCAGATAGGCGAGCAGGAGTTCCTCCAGGTTCGGGGTGCTCGCCTCCCAGGGGCCCGTGACCGGCCCGTCGGGGCGTACCAGTGAGGTGAACTGCCGTCCGCTGGTACGGGTTTCGACGACGGTGTGGTATGCCAGTTCCGGGGGCGTCCGTCCGTCGGAGTGGACCCCGGTCAGCACGGCGTGGGCGGTGCGCAGTTCGTCGACCTCACCGGCCAGGCGCAGTCCGCCGCCCGCGATGACCAGCAGGTAGTCGCAGGTGTTCTCCAGCTCGGCGAGCATGTGCGTGGACATCAGCACGGTGGTGCCGCGCTCGGCGGCCTCGGCCAGCAGCGTGCCCATCAACTCGTGGCGTACCAGTGGGTCGAGGTCGGACATCGGCTCGTCGAGGAGCAGCAGGTCGGGACGCTTACCGAAGGAGACGGCGAAGGCCACCCGGGTGCGCTGGCCGCCGGAGAGTGTGCCGATCTTCGCGTCGAAGGGCACATTGCCCGCGCGGACGATGTTCTCGGCGGCCCGCTGGTCCCAGCCGGGGTTCAGTTCGCGGCCCATGCGCAAGGTCTCGGCGACGGTGAAGCGCCGGAACAGGGGCTTCTCCTGGGCGAGGAAAGCGGTCCGCCGAGTGGCCTCCGCGGACTCCGGGGCCTCTCCGAACACCCGCAGGGTGCCGGTGGTCGGCTCCAACAGGTTGGCGGCGATGGCCATCAGCGTGGTCTTGCCGGCTCCGTTGGGACCCACCAGACCGCAGATCCGCCCTGCAGGCAGCCGGAAGGAGCAGTCCCGGAGCGCCCAGCCCCGGCGGTACTTCCGGCCGACCCCGCGGGCTTCTATCGCGGCGGTTTCCGCCGACCCCCCGTAACCCGTTTCGTAGCTCATCATGCGTGTTCCCCTTGTTCCTGTTGTCGCTGTTGTCGCTGGTCACTCGTGTTCGGTGGCAGGCCTGGTCCCGGCGTACCGCTCCTCCATCACCGACGTGACCAGAGCGGTCACGTCGTCCTGCTCAAGACCCGCCTCGCGGGCCCGGTCCATCCAGTCCGCCAACTCGCCGCGCAGCGGCGAATCAGCCCCCGCCTGGGGACGAGCAAGCGACTGACGCACGAAGGTCCCCAGTCCCGGTCGCGCTTCGACCAGGCCCTCCCGCTCCAGTTCGCGGTACGCCTTGAGCGTGGTGTTGGGGTTGACCGCGGAGGTCTGGGCAACCGCCTTGGCCGTGGGCAACTGATCGCCGGGCCCGAGTACACCGAGCCGCAACGCCTGCTTGGTCTGCTGAACGATCTGCTGATAGGCGGCGACCCCGCTCCGCCTGTCGATGCGGAACTCCAACCCCTTCACCACCATTTCACTAGTCGACTAGTGAAATGATGATGGAGCATCGATCGCGGACCTGTCAAAGCCCACAGCTCGGGGCGCCGACGGCGAGCCGTAGCGCGTTGCTTGCGGCCGGGTGTCGCTGTCGGTGCGGGTGTGTTCTCGACGGCAATGCATCGAACGCTATGTGGACAGATCGGGTGACCGTCGGGCCTGCCCGGGTTGGCAGGGTGATGTGGATCAAGCGGGATGGTGGATTGCCCAATTGATGACCATTGTTCACGCTGGGAGCGGCTTCGCCTTCATCTTTCCAGCGGAGGTGTATTTCTCCGGCCGGAACACAATCCGCTCCGGCGTGATTAGCAATCGCGAACATGTTTCGGGGCGCCGAACCGTACGTGTCGTACTCCGGCAGGTCGATGGCCTCCCCGCACGTCGCTGGCGCCGCCGCCCCGGGTGCTCCAGCAGCACCCGGACTGGAGCGGAGCCCGGCTGAAGGCACTCCTGACCGGTTCGGCCAAGCCCAACCCGCTGCTGAACGCCCATCAGCAGGGCGCGAGCCGAGTGAGTGGACCTGGAGCGTGCCGCCACGGCCCTGGCCGTCTCCGAGCCCGGCTTCCTCGGCTTCGGCACGCATGCATACCCAACGCGGCCGCCCGGTTGCCCACGGCTCCAGACGCAGCCGCACGCCCGCGAGCCGCGACCGACGGTGCCGACAACGTGCCCTGGCTCCAAGTCGAGGCCCGCGGGAGGGCGTCATTCACGACGCGGCATGCTCGCGGTTTCGGTGACACTCCGTGGCCGGTGTGGACACTCGGACTTTCCAATTGGCGTCTTGCCGCTACCGCCTTGTTGGTTAAGGTGGCGGGTGAGACTGATTTCGATGCCCTTGGCCATGGTGATGGACAGGCCGGCGCGAGTTCGGGACCGCACAGGCTGAGGGCTCCCGCACGGCCGATTCGGATACGACGGGAGGGGGAGGTGCGTCGCATCTGCCGGATGGTCTGCGACGGTGTGCGGGTTGTTCCCCGTCTCGGTCATGAACGGGGTGTTCGGTTCGACCGCCACCACATAGGGGGTCGAGGCGCGAGCGGGCCGGTAGGGCACGGTGTGCGGCGGGTGGTACACGCGCTCA is from Streptomyces sp. NBC_01314 and encodes:
- a CDS encoding S8 family peptidase, translated to MLPRTCEQTAMNHMERLDLKSHKHRRRAVTTVPLAAALVAALGAGLLASTPDNAEAAPSTGTGTPARTVTLVTGDRVTLDAKGKVTGVVAAKGREGMGFRVQQAAGHAYVLPRDAEPLIANGTADRRLFDVTQLVSSRYDDARRADLPLIVTYDKGRSVSASTFRGSGATVRRDLPSINGDAVRARKSGGSALWETLTSATGSAKVKKIWLDGKVRATLDRSVPQIGAPAAHAAGYDGKGVKVAVLDTGVDATHPDLKDRIDEAKNFSTAADTVDRAGHGTHVASTIAGSGAASPAGAKYAGVAPGARLLVGKVLDDSGEGDDSGVIAGMQWAVARGAKVVNLSLGGTDTPGIDPVEQAVNDLSASSGALFVIAAGNEGPGEGTIGTPGSAASALTVGAVDREDAIAEFSSRGPTADGFLKPDVTAPGVDIVAAKAAEGDMGDPAADGYVSMSGTSMATPHVAGAAAILAQQHPDWTGPQIKAALTASAKPTDATSAYIQGTGRVDVARAITQQLTSSPTALGFGTQAYPHTDDRPVTKEVTYRNAGTEPVTLDLATEAYGNDGKPAAEGLFTVSPQRLTVPAGGEATATVTTDTRVGTAEGSFGGSLTATTADGTTTARTSLGVVREVESYDLTIKHLDLKGKALGDALTSIYGLDNDVWTEASDEKDGEVTIRLPKGRYALEGVLRTVSTGGSVLLYPKFALTKDTTLVMDARKTKPVKITVPDGAAKPAGAMFFFHVDVNNKPYTSLYGAPSFGSIRVGQLGAPAPAAEVSAMYHGIWTHKAVNYRLAWNRTGDLSGFTKNVKRSQLTKVKVVVGTPVKGKTAHVWAAPLMPGGFYNPFWTEGRLPLTGTDYVLPNGIKWFYQASQLGAPDAEGDPTWESRQAGPARAYAAGRDYTQRFNIGVFGPSLPSSAPTNGEDRPGAVRSGDTFAAYMPLFSDGVGNQGTSAHTKAKSSLYADGKKIFAVNDELNGDSYTVPAGKRTYKLAVDVSRAPAQSAVSTRTTAAWTFTSAHVSGDKAKRLPLTVVRYTPSLSTASTAKAGTTLTVPFALQGAATKVDTLRKLAFAVSYDDGRTWKKTTAVNGKQLKLRSPAKPGPVSLRVSLTDADGNTLTQTIHRAYRTSK
- a CDS encoding ABC transporter yields the protein MSTMTNTDSTLSDSDSAGAEAGRGRGRGLRLSGMNWLVWRQHRAAYWTMLTATAITVAVFVYQRHEMITYLGGYGYPDLKSGWEAKFDHDPLNVAAMMLGFLPVLIGVFVGAPLLAGDLENGTAKLVNAQSVSRVRWLATKLGVTALVVVVCTTALSAAFTWWWSPVKSSSYFTSWTDGPVFDNSGPVPVALSLLTVVGGVAIGMLLRRTLLSMVVTLGFTVAVQMVWSYFRLSLANVVTVTSHNGVGDNSTPNVPDGAHQLDESYLTASGDLIGWGSCAEATEKARDACLDKAQVVGWSVDYIPISQMSSMQWLGSSILLALTAGIVVFVILWGRKRLV
- a CDS encoding ABC transporter ATP-binding protein is translated as MSYETGYGGSAETAAIEARGVGRKYRRGWALRDCSFRLPAGRICGLVGPNGAGKTTLMAIAANLLEPTTGTLRVFGEAPESAEATRRTAFLAQEKPLFRRFTVAETLRMGRELNPGWDQRAAENIVRAGNVPFDAKIGTLSGGQRTRVAFAVSFGKRPDLLLLDEPMSDLDPLVRHELMGTLLAEAAERGTTVLMSTHMLAELENTCDYLLVIAGGGLRLAGEVDELRTAHAVLTGVHSDGRTPPELAYHTVVETRTSGRQFTSLVRPDGPVTGPWEASTPNLEELLLAYLRSPEAPPLISPSSYVAPQAVAA
- a CDS encoding GntR family transcriptional regulator produces the protein MVVKGLEFRIDRRSGVAAYQQIVQQTKQALRLGVLGPGDQLPTAKAVAQTSAVNPNTTLKAYRELEREGLVEARPGLGTFVRQSLARPQAGADSPLRGELADWMDRAREAGLEQDDVTALVTSVMEERYAGTRPATEHE